The following DNA comes from Caulobacter mirabilis.
GGCGTGGCCGGCATCCTCAACGGCACCTGCAACTTCATCCTCAGCGAGATGGAGGCCAAGGGCCTGCCGTTCGCCGAGGTGCTGAGCGACGCCCAGCGGATGGGCTATGCCGAGGCCGACCCGACGATGGACGTCGGCGGCTTCGATGCGGCGCACAAGGTCTCGATCCTGGCCGCCCTGGCGTTCGGTTGCGCGCCCAACTTCGCCGCCGCCGAGATCGAGGGCATCGAGGGCGTCGACGCGCTCGACATCCGGATGGCCAAGGACCTGGGCTACCGCATCCGCCTGGTCGCTTCGGCCGACCGCGCCGCCGACGGCGTGGCGGTGAGGGTGCACCCCTCGCTGGTGCCGGAAGGCCATCCGCTGGCCGAGACCCGCGGCGCCCTGAACGCCCTGTTCATCGAGGGCACCCGCATCGGCCGGATCTTCATCCAGGGCCCGGGCGCCGGATCGGGGCCGACGGCCGCCGCGGTGGCCGCCGACATCGCCGATGTGATGACCGGCGCGACCCGTCCGGTGTTCCAGGCTCCGGCCGAGGACCTGAAGCCCTTTGTCGCCGTCGCCCCGACCAAGCGGGTCGGCAAGGCCTATCTGCGGCTGCTGGTGAAGGACCAGCCCGGCGTCATCGCCGCCGTGTCCGAGACCCTGGCGGAATGCGGCGTCTCGATCGACAGCTTCCTGCAGAAGCCCGTCGAGGACGCCGGGGGCGTGCCGATCGTGCTGACCACGCACGCCATCGCCGAGTCCGTGCTCACCGATGCGATAAACCGCATCGAAAAGCTCCCGGCTGTGCTAGAGCGTCCTCGGCTGTTGCGCATCGCGCGCATCTGAGAATCCTCCGACAATACGCTGACGAGCCCCG
Coding sequences within:
- a CDS encoding homoserine dehydrogenase translates to MSVKTWRVGVAGLGTVGGGLLQFLAERPDFAPAGGRAVVTGVSARNRSRPRPVDISGLTWFDDPVALATSPETDIFVELVGGSDGPAKAAVEAALKAGKPVVTANKALIAEHGAELAALAESAGVPLLFEAAVMGGTPAVKMLREAMVGDDVRGVAGILNGTCNFILSEMEAKGLPFAEVLSDAQRMGYAEADPTMDVGGFDAAHKVSILAALAFGCAPNFAAAEIEGIEGVDALDIRMAKDLGYRIRLVASADRAADGVAVRVHPSLVPEGHPLAETRGALNALFIEGTRIGRIFIQGPGAGSGPTAAAVAADIADVMTGATRPVFQAPAEDLKPFVAVAPTKRVGKAYLRLLVKDQPGVIAAVSETLAECGVSIDSFLQKPVEDAGGVPIVLTTHAIAESVLTDAINRIEKLPAVLERPRLLRIARI